A window from Symphalangus syndactylus isolate Jambi chromosome 22, NHGRI_mSymSyn1-v2.1_pri, whole genome shotgun sequence encodes these proteins:
- the MIB2 gene encoding E3 ubiquitin-protein ligase MIB2 isoform X5, whose amino-acid sequence MAAAPQRGRALDSRRWGPTVSSRRSPQCSVAQEGLGARGRPQVAPGSLARCGPSSRLMSWKPSEARGQSQSLQASELQPRNLKAARRATGRPDRSRAAPPNMDPDPQAGVQVGMRVVRGVDWKWGQQDGGEGGVGTVVELGRHGSPSTPDRTVVVQWDQGTRTNYRAGYQGAHDLLLYDNAQIGVRHPNIICDCCKKHGLRGMRWKCRVCLDYDLCTQCYMHNKHELAHAFDRYETAHSRPVTLSPRQGLPRIPLRGIFQGAKVVRGPDWEWGSQDGGEGKPGRVVDIRGWDVETGRSVASVTWADGTTNVYRVGHKGKVDLKCVGEAAGGFYYKDHLPRLGKPAELQRRVSADSQPFQHGDKVKCLLDTDILREMQEGHGGWNPRMAEFIGQTGTVHRITDRGDVRVQFNHETRWTFHPGALTKHHSFWVGDVVRVIGDLDTVKRLQAGHGEWTDDMAPALGRVGKVVKVFGDGNLRVAVAGQRWTFSPSCLVAYRPEEDANLDVAERARENKSSLSVALDKLRAQKSDPEHPGRLVVEVALGNAARALDLLRRRPEQVDTKNQGRTALQMAAYLGQVELVRLLLQARAGVDLPDDEGNTALHYAALGNQPEAARVLLNAGGRADAINSTQSTALHVAVQRGFLEVVRALCERGCDVNLPDVHSDTPLHSAISAGTGASGIVEVLTEVPTIDVTATNSQGFTLLHHASLKGHALAVRKILTRARQLVDAKKEDGFTALHLAALNNHREVAQILIREGRCDVNVRNRKLQSPLHLAVQQAHVGLVPLLVDAGCSVNAEDEEGDTALHVALQRHQLLPLVADGAGGDPGPLQLLSRLQASGLPGSAELTVGAAVACFLALEGADVSYTNHRGRSPLDLAAEGRVLKALQGCAQRFRERQAGGGAAPGPRHTLGTPNTVTNLHVGAAPGPEAAECLVCSELALLVLFSPCQHRTVCEECARRMKKCIRCQVVVSKKLRPDGSEVASAPPAPGPPRQLVEELQSRYRQMEERITCPICIDSHIRLVFQCGHGACAPCGSALSACPICRQPIRDRIQIFV is encoded by the exons GTCCCGAGCAGCCCCGCCCAACATGGACCCAGACCCCCAGGCGGGCGTGCAGGTGGGCATGCGGGTGGTGCGCGGCGTGGACTGGAAGTGGGGCCAGCAGGACGGCGGCGAGGGCGGCGTGGGCACGGTGGTGGAGCTTGGCCGCCACGGCAGCCCCTCGACACCCGACCGCACAGTGGTCGTGCAGTGGGACCAGGGCACGCGCACCAACTACCGCGCCGGCTACCAGGGCGCACACGACCTGCTGCTCTACGACAACGCCCAGATCG gCGTCCGGCACCCCAACATCATCTGTGACTGCTGCAAGAAGCACGGGCTACGGGGGATGCGCTGGAAGTGCCGCGTGTGCCTGGACTACGACCTCTGCACGCAGTGCTACATGCACAACAAGCACGAACTCGCCCACGCCTTCGACCGCTACGAGACCGCTCACTCGCGCCC TGTCACACTGAGTCCCCGCCAGGGCCTCCCGAGGATCCCACTAAGGGGCATCTTCCAGGGAGCGAAGGTGGTGCGAGGCCCCGACTGGGAGTGGGGCTCACAGGATG gaggggaagggaaaccAGGCCGTGTGGTGGACATCCGTGGCTGGGATGTGGAGACAGGCCGGAGTGTGGCCAGCGTGACGTGGGCTGATGGTACCACCAACGTGTACCGTGTGGGCCACAAGGGCAAGGTGGACCTCAAGTGTGTGGGCGAGGCAGCGGGCGGCTTCTACTACAAGGACCACCTCCCAAGGCTTG GCAAGCCGGCCGAGCTGCAGCGCAGGGTGAGTGCTGACAGCCAGCCCTTCCAGCACGGGGACAAGGTCAAATGTCTGCTGGACACTGACATCCTGCGGGAAATGCAGGAAGGCCATGGCGGCTGGAACCCCAGGATGGCGGAG TTTATCGGACAGACGGGCACCGTGCATCGCATCACGGACCGAGGGGACGTGCGCGTGCAGTTCAACCACGAGACGCGCTGGACCTTCCACCCCGGGGCGCTCACCAAG CACCACTCCTTCTGGGTGGGCGACGTGGTCCGGGTCATCGGCGACCTTGACACAGTGAAGCggctgcaggctgggcacggcgAGTGGACAGACGACATGGCCCCT GCCCTGGGCCGCGTCGGAAAAGTGGTGAAAGTGTTTGGAGATGGGAACCTGCGTGTAGCAGTCGCTGGTCAGCGGTGGACCTTCAGCCCCTCCTGCCTGGTGGCCTACAGGCCCGAGGAGGATGCCAACCTGGATGTGGCTGAGCGCGCCCGGGAGAACAAAA GCTCACTGAGCGTGGCCCTGGACAAGCTTCGGGCCCAGAAGAGTGACCCAGAGCACCCGGGAAGGCTGGTGGTGGAGGTCGCGCTGGGTAACGCAGCCCGGGCTCTGGACCTGCTGCGGAGGCGCCCAGAGCAG GTGGACACCAAGAACCAAGGCCGGACCGCTCTGCAAATGGCTGCCTACCTGGGCCAGGTGGAGTTGGTACGGCTGCTGCTACAAGCCAGGGCAGGTGTGGACCTGCCAGACGACGAGGGCAACACGGCGCTGCACTACGCAGCCCTGGG GAACCAGCCCGAGGCCGCCAGGGTGCTCCTGAATGCTGGGGGCCGGGCGGACGCCATCAACAGCACCCAGAGCACAGCACTGCACGTGGCCGTGCAGAGGGGCTTCCTGGAGGTGGTGCGGGCCCTGTGTGAGCGTGGCTGTGACGTCAACCTGCCC GACGTCCACTCGGACACGCCCCTGCACTCCGCCATCTCAGCGGGTACTGGAGCCAGCGGCATCGTCGAGGTCCTCACGGAGGTGCCAACCATCGATGTCACTGCCACCAACAGCCAGGGTTTCACCCTGCTGCACCATGCCTCCCTCAAGGGCCACGCGCT AGCTGTGAGAAAGATTCTGACTCGGGCGCGGCAGCTGGTGGACGCCAAGAAGGAGGACGGCTTCACGGCGCTGCACCTGGCCGCCCTCAACAACCACCGCGAGGTGGCCCAGATCCTCATCCGGGAG GGCCGCTGTGATGTGAATGTGCGCAACCGGAAGCTGCAGTCTCCCCTGCATCTGGCCGTGCAGCAGGCCCACGTGGGGCTGGTGCCACTACTGGTGGACGCTGGGTGCAGTGTCAACGCCGAGGACGAGGAGGGGGACACAGCCCTGCACGTGGCGCTGCAGCGTCATCAGCTGCTGCCCCTGGTGGCTGATGGGGCCGGGGGGGACCCAGGGCCCTTGCAGCTGCTGTCCAGG CTACAGGCCTCAGGCCTCCCCGGCAGCGCGGAGCTGACGGTGGGTGCGGCAGTCGCATGCTTCCTGGCGCTGGAGGGCGCCGACGTGAGCTACACCAACCACCGCGGCCGGAGCCCGCTGGACCTGGCCGCCGAGGGCCGCGTGCTCAAGGCCCTTCAGGGCTGCGCCCAGCGCTTCCG GGAGCGGCAGGCGGGCGGGGGCGCAGCCCCGGGCCCCAGGCACACGCTCGGGACGCCCAACACCGTGACGAACCTGCACGTGGGCGCCGCGCCGGGGCCCGAGGCCGCTGAGTGCCTGGTGTGCTCCGAGCTGGCGCTGCTGGTGCTGTTCTCGCCCTGCCAGCACCGCACCGTGTGCGAGG AGTGCGCGCGCAGAATGAAGAAGTGCATCAGGTGCCAGGTGGTCGTCAGCAAGAAACTGCGCCCAG ACGGCTCTGAGGTGGCGAGcgccccccccgcccccggcccgccgCGCCAGCTGGTGGAGGAGCTGCAGAGCCGCTACCGGCAGATGGAGGAACGTATCACCTGCCCCATCTGCATCGACAGCCACATCCGCCTCGTGTTCCAGTGCGGCCACGGCGCATGCGCCCCCTGCGGCTCCGCGCTCAGCGCCTGCCCCATCTGCCGCCAGCCCATCCGCGACCGCATCCAGATCTTCGTGTGA
- the MIB2 gene encoding E3 ubiquitin-protein ligase MIB2 isoform X1 translates to MAAAPQRGRALDSRRWGPTVSSRRSPQCSVAQEGLGARGRPQVAPGSLARCGPSSRLMSWKPSEARGQSQSLQASELQPRNLKAARRATGRPDRSRAARPTMDPSAHRSRAAPPNMDPDPQAGVQVGMRVVRGVDWKWGQQDGGEGGVGTVVELGRHGSPSTPDRTVVVQWDQGTRTNYRAGYQGAHDLLLYDNAQIGVRHPNIICDCCKKHGLRGMRWKCRVCLDYDLCTQCYMHNKHELAHAFDRYETAHSRPVTLSPRQGLPRIPLRGIFQGAKVVRGPDWEWGSQDGGEGKPGRVVDIRGWDVETGRSVASVTWADGTTNVYRVGHKGKVDLKCVGEAAGGFYYKDHLPRLGKPAELQRRVSADSQPFQHGDKVKCLLDTDILREMQEGHGGWNPRMAEVSCPTLEPCVPCPSSPPDPQPLPPQASSPTQPQLHDPPQFIGQTGTVHRITDRGDVRVQFNHETRWTFHPGALTKHHSFWVGDVVRVIGDLDTVKRLQAGHGEWTDDMAPALGRVGKVVKVFGDGNLRVAVAGQRWTFSPSCLVAYRPEEDANLDVAERARENKSSLSVALDKLRAQKSDPEHPGRLVVEVALGNAARALDLLRRRPEQVDTKNQGRTALQMAAYLGQVELVRLLLQARAGVDLPDDEGNTALHYAALGNQPEAARVLLNAGGRADAINSTQSTALHVAVQRGFLEVVRALCERGCDVNLPDVHSDTPLHSAISAGTGASGIVEVLTEVPTIDVTATNSQGFTLLHHASLKGHALAVRKILTRARQLVDAKKEDGFTALHLAALNNHREVAQILIREGRCDVNVRNRKLQSPLHLAVQQAHVGLVPLLVDAGCSVNAEDEEGDTALHVALQRHQLLPLVADGAGGDPGPLQLLSRLQASGLPGSAELTVGAAVACFLALEGADVSYTNHRGRSPLDLAAEGRVLKALQGCAQRFRERQAGGGAAPGPRHTLGTPNTVTNLHVGAAPGPEAAECLVCSELALLVLFSPCQHRTVCEECARRMKKCIRCQVVVSKKLRPDGSEVASAPPAPGPPRQLVEELQSRYRQMEERITCPICIDSHIRLVFQCGHGACAPCGSALSACPICRQPIRDRIQIFV, encoded by the exons GTCCCGAGCAGCCCGGCCCACCATGGACCCCTCTGCCCACAGGTCCCGAGCAGCCCCGCCCAACATGGACCCAGACCCCCAGGCGGGCGTGCAGGTGGGCATGCGGGTGGTGCGCGGCGTGGACTGGAAGTGGGGCCAGCAGGACGGCGGCGAGGGCGGCGTGGGCACGGTGGTGGAGCTTGGCCGCCACGGCAGCCCCTCGACACCCGACCGCACAGTGGTCGTGCAGTGGGACCAGGGCACGCGCACCAACTACCGCGCCGGCTACCAGGGCGCACACGACCTGCTGCTCTACGACAACGCCCAGATCG gCGTCCGGCACCCCAACATCATCTGTGACTGCTGCAAGAAGCACGGGCTACGGGGGATGCGCTGGAAGTGCCGCGTGTGCCTGGACTACGACCTCTGCACGCAGTGCTACATGCACAACAAGCACGAACTCGCCCACGCCTTCGACCGCTACGAGACCGCTCACTCGCGCCC TGTCACACTGAGTCCCCGCCAGGGCCTCCCGAGGATCCCACTAAGGGGCATCTTCCAGGGAGCGAAGGTGGTGCGAGGCCCCGACTGGGAGTGGGGCTCACAGGATG gaggggaagggaaaccAGGCCGTGTGGTGGACATCCGTGGCTGGGATGTGGAGACAGGCCGGAGTGTGGCCAGCGTGACGTGGGCTGATGGTACCACCAACGTGTACCGTGTGGGCCACAAGGGCAAGGTGGACCTCAAGTGTGTGGGCGAGGCAGCGGGCGGCTTCTACTACAAGGACCACCTCCCAAGGCTTG GCAAGCCGGCCGAGCTGCAGCGCAGGGTGAGTGCTGACAGCCAGCCCTTCCAGCACGGGGACAAGGTCAAATGTCTGCTGGACACTGACATCCTGCGGGAAATGCAGGAAGGCCATGGCGGCTGGAACCCCAGGATGGCGGAGGTGAGCTGCCCCACCTTGGAGCCCTGTGTGCCCTGCCCTTCCAGCCCTCCGGacccccagccccttcctcccCAAGCGTCCAGCCCGACCCAGCCACAGCTCCATGACCCGCCACAGTTTATCGGACAGACGGGCACCGTGCATCGCATCACGGACCGAGGGGACGTGCGCGTGCAGTTCAACCACGAGACGCGCTGGACCTTCCACCCCGGGGCGCTCACCAAG CACCACTCCTTCTGGGTGGGCGACGTGGTCCGGGTCATCGGCGACCTTGACACAGTGAAGCggctgcaggctgggcacggcgAGTGGACAGACGACATGGCCCCT GCCCTGGGCCGCGTCGGAAAAGTGGTGAAAGTGTTTGGAGATGGGAACCTGCGTGTAGCAGTCGCTGGTCAGCGGTGGACCTTCAGCCCCTCCTGCCTGGTGGCCTACAGGCCCGAGGAGGATGCCAACCTGGATGTGGCTGAGCGCGCCCGGGAGAACAAAA GCTCACTGAGCGTGGCCCTGGACAAGCTTCGGGCCCAGAAGAGTGACCCAGAGCACCCGGGAAGGCTGGTGGTGGAGGTCGCGCTGGGTAACGCAGCCCGGGCTCTGGACCTGCTGCGGAGGCGCCCAGAGCAG GTGGACACCAAGAACCAAGGCCGGACCGCTCTGCAAATGGCTGCCTACCTGGGCCAGGTGGAGTTGGTACGGCTGCTGCTACAAGCCAGGGCAGGTGTGGACCTGCCAGACGACGAGGGCAACACGGCGCTGCACTACGCAGCCCTGGG GAACCAGCCCGAGGCCGCCAGGGTGCTCCTGAATGCTGGGGGCCGGGCGGACGCCATCAACAGCACCCAGAGCACAGCACTGCACGTGGCCGTGCAGAGGGGCTTCCTGGAGGTGGTGCGGGCCCTGTGTGAGCGTGGCTGTGACGTCAACCTGCCC GACGTCCACTCGGACACGCCCCTGCACTCCGCCATCTCAGCGGGTACTGGAGCCAGCGGCATCGTCGAGGTCCTCACGGAGGTGCCAACCATCGATGTCACTGCCACCAACAGCCAGGGTTTCACCCTGCTGCACCATGCCTCCCTCAAGGGCCACGCGCT AGCTGTGAGAAAGATTCTGACTCGGGCGCGGCAGCTGGTGGACGCCAAGAAGGAGGACGGCTTCACGGCGCTGCACCTGGCCGCCCTCAACAACCACCGCGAGGTGGCCCAGATCCTCATCCGGGAG GGCCGCTGTGATGTGAATGTGCGCAACCGGAAGCTGCAGTCTCCCCTGCATCTGGCCGTGCAGCAGGCCCACGTGGGGCTGGTGCCACTACTGGTGGACGCTGGGTGCAGTGTCAACGCCGAGGACGAGGAGGGGGACACAGCCCTGCACGTGGCGCTGCAGCGTCATCAGCTGCTGCCCCTGGTGGCTGATGGGGCCGGGGGGGACCCAGGGCCCTTGCAGCTGCTGTCCAGG CTACAGGCCTCAGGCCTCCCCGGCAGCGCGGAGCTGACGGTGGGTGCGGCAGTCGCATGCTTCCTGGCGCTGGAGGGCGCCGACGTGAGCTACACCAACCACCGCGGCCGGAGCCCGCTGGACCTGGCCGCCGAGGGCCGCGTGCTCAAGGCCCTTCAGGGCTGCGCCCAGCGCTTCCG GGAGCGGCAGGCGGGCGGGGGCGCAGCCCCGGGCCCCAGGCACACGCTCGGGACGCCCAACACCGTGACGAACCTGCACGTGGGCGCCGCGCCGGGGCCCGAGGCCGCTGAGTGCCTGGTGTGCTCCGAGCTGGCGCTGCTGGTGCTGTTCTCGCCCTGCCAGCACCGCACCGTGTGCGAGG AGTGCGCGCGCAGAATGAAGAAGTGCATCAGGTGCCAGGTGGTCGTCAGCAAGAAACTGCGCCCAG ACGGCTCTGAGGTGGCGAGcgccccccccgcccccggcccgccgCGCCAGCTGGTGGAGGAGCTGCAGAGCCGCTACCGGCAGATGGAGGAACGTATCACCTGCCCCATCTGCATCGACAGCCACATCCGCCTCGTGTTCCAGTGCGGCCACGGCGCATGCGCCCCCTGCGGCTCCGCGCTCAGCGCCTGCCCCATCTGCCGCCAGCCCATCCGCGACCGCATCCAGATCTTCGTGTGA
- the MIB2 gene encoding E3 ubiquitin-protein ligase MIB2 isoform X2 gives MAAAPQRGRALDSRRWGPTVSSRRSPQCSVAQEGLGARGRPQVAPGSLARCGPSSRLMSWKPSEARGQSQSLQASELQPRNLKAARRATGRPDRSRAAPPNMDPDPQAGVQVGMRVVRGVDWKWGQQDGGEGGVGTVVELGRHGSPSTPDRTVVVQWDQGTRTNYRAGYQGAHDLLLYDNAQIGVRHPNIICDCCKKHGLRGMRWKCRVCLDYDLCTQCYMHNKHELAHAFDRYETAHSRPVTLSPRQGLPRIPLRGIFQGAKVVRGPDWEWGSQDGGEGKPGRVVDIRGWDVETGRSVASVTWADGTTNVYRVGHKGKVDLKCVGEAAGGFYYKDHLPRLGKPAELQRRVSADSQPFQHGDKVKCLLDTDILREMQEGHGGWNPRMAEVSCPTLEPCVPCPSSPPDPQPLPPQASSPTQPQLHDPPQFIGQTGTVHRITDRGDVRVQFNHETRWTFHPGALTKHHSFWVGDVVRVIGDLDTVKRLQAGHGEWTDDMAPALGRVGKVVKVFGDGNLRVAVAGQRWTFSPSCLVAYRPEEDANLDVAERARENKSSLSVALDKLRAQKSDPEHPGRLVVEVALGNAARALDLLRRRPEQVDTKNQGRTALQMAAYLGQVELVRLLLQARAGVDLPDDEGNTALHYAALGNQPEAARVLLNAGGRADAINSTQSTALHVAVQRGFLEVVRALCERGCDVNLPDVHSDTPLHSAISAGTGASGIVEVLTEVPTIDVTATNSQGFTLLHHASLKGHALAVRKILTRARQLVDAKKEDGFTALHLAALNNHREVAQILIREGRCDVNVRNRKLQSPLHLAVQQAHVGLVPLLVDAGCSVNAEDEEGDTALHVALQRHQLLPLVADGAGGDPGPLQLLSRLQASGLPGSAELTVGAAVACFLALEGADVSYTNHRGRSPLDLAAEGRVLKALQGCAQRFRERQAGGGAAPGPRHTLGTPNTVTNLHVGAAPGPEAAECLVCSELALLVLFSPCQHRTVCEECARRMKKCIRCQVVVSKKLRPDGSEVASAPPAPGPPRQLVEELQSRYRQMEERITCPICIDSHIRLVFQCGHGACAPCGSALSACPICRQPIRDRIQIFV, from the exons GTCCCGAGCAGCCCCGCCCAACATGGACCCAGACCCCCAGGCGGGCGTGCAGGTGGGCATGCGGGTGGTGCGCGGCGTGGACTGGAAGTGGGGCCAGCAGGACGGCGGCGAGGGCGGCGTGGGCACGGTGGTGGAGCTTGGCCGCCACGGCAGCCCCTCGACACCCGACCGCACAGTGGTCGTGCAGTGGGACCAGGGCACGCGCACCAACTACCGCGCCGGCTACCAGGGCGCACACGACCTGCTGCTCTACGACAACGCCCAGATCG gCGTCCGGCACCCCAACATCATCTGTGACTGCTGCAAGAAGCACGGGCTACGGGGGATGCGCTGGAAGTGCCGCGTGTGCCTGGACTACGACCTCTGCACGCAGTGCTACATGCACAACAAGCACGAACTCGCCCACGCCTTCGACCGCTACGAGACCGCTCACTCGCGCCC TGTCACACTGAGTCCCCGCCAGGGCCTCCCGAGGATCCCACTAAGGGGCATCTTCCAGGGAGCGAAGGTGGTGCGAGGCCCCGACTGGGAGTGGGGCTCACAGGATG gaggggaagggaaaccAGGCCGTGTGGTGGACATCCGTGGCTGGGATGTGGAGACAGGCCGGAGTGTGGCCAGCGTGACGTGGGCTGATGGTACCACCAACGTGTACCGTGTGGGCCACAAGGGCAAGGTGGACCTCAAGTGTGTGGGCGAGGCAGCGGGCGGCTTCTACTACAAGGACCACCTCCCAAGGCTTG GCAAGCCGGCCGAGCTGCAGCGCAGGGTGAGTGCTGACAGCCAGCCCTTCCAGCACGGGGACAAGGTCAAATGTCTGCTGGACACTGACATCCTGCGGGAAATGCAGGAAGGCCATGGCGGCTGGAACCCCAGGATGGCGGAGGTGAGCTGCCCCACCTTGGAGCCCTGTGTGCCCTGCCCTTCCAGCCCTCCGGacccccagccccttcctcccCAAGCGTCCAGCCCGACCCAGCCACAGCTCCATGACCCGCCACAGTTTATCGGACAGACGGGCACCGTGCATCGCATCACGGACCGAGGGGACGTGCGCGTGCAGTTCAACCACGAGACGCGCTGGACCTTCCACCCCGGGGCGCTCACCAAG CACCACTCCTTCTGGGTGGGCGACGTGGTCCGGGTCATCGGCGACCTTGACACAGTGAAGCggctgcaggctgggcacggcgAGTGGACAGACGACATGGCCCCT GCCCTGGGCCGCGTCGGAAAAGTGGTGAAAGTGTTTGGAGATGGGAACCTGCGTGTAGCAGTCGCTGGTCAGCGGTGGACCTTCAGCCCCTCCTGCCTGGTGGCCTACAGGCCCGAGGAGGATGCCAACCTGGATGTGGCTGAGCGCGCCCGGGAGAACAAAA GCTCACTGAGCGTGGCCCTGGACAAGCTTCGGGCCCAGAAGAGTGACCCAGAGCACCCGGGAAGGCTGGTGGTGGAGGTCGCGCTGGGTAACGCAGCCCGGGCTCTGGACCTGCTGCGGAGGCGCCCAGAGCAG GTGGACACCAAGAACCAAGGCCGGACCGCTCTGCAAATGGCTGCCTACCTGGGCCAGGTGGAGTTGGTACGGCTGCTGCTACAAGCCAGGGCAGGTGTGGACCTGCCAGACGACGAGGGCAACACGGCGCTGCACTACGCAGCCCTGGG GAACCAGCCCGAGGCCGCCAGGGTGCTCCTGAATGCTGGGGGCCGGGCGGACGCCATCAACAGCACCCAGAGCACAGCACTGCACGTGGCCGTGCAGAGGGGCTTCCTGGAGGTGGTGCGGGCCCTGTGTGAGCGTGGCTGTGACGTCAACCTGCCC GACGTCCACTCGGACACGCCCCTGCACTCCGCCATCTCAGCGGGTACTGGAGCCAGCGGCATCGTCGAGGTCCTCACGGAGGTGCCAACCATCGATGTCACTGCCACCAACAGCCAGGGTTTCACCCTGCTGCACCATGCCTCCCTCAAGGGCCACGCGCT AGCTGTGAGAAAGATTCTGACTCGGGCGCGGCAGCTGGTGGACGCCAAGAAGGAGGACGGCTTCACGGCGCTGCACCTGGCCGCCCTCAACAACCACCGCGAGGTGGCCCAGATCCTCATCCGGGAG GGCCGCTGTGATGTGAATGTGCGCAACCGGAAGCTGCAGTCTCCCCTGCATCTGGCCGTGCAGCAGGCCCACGTGGGGCTGGTGCCACTACTGGTGGACGCTGGGTGCAGTGTCAACGCCGAGGACGAGGAGGGGGACACAGCCCTGCACGTGGCGCTGCAGCGTCATCAGCTGCTGCCCCTGGTGGCTGATGGGGCCGGGGGGGACCCAGGGCCCTTGCAGCTGCTGTCCAGG CTACAGGCCTCAGGCCTCCCCGGCAGCGCGGAGCTGACGGTGGGTGCGGCAGTCGCATGCTTCCTGGCGCTGGAGGGCGCCGACGTGAGCTACACCAACCACCGCGGCCGGAGCCCGCTGGACCTGGCCGCCGAGGGCCGCGTGCTCAAGGCCCTTCAGGGCTGCGCCCAGCGCTTCCG GGAGCGGCAGGCGGGCGGGGGCGCAGCCCCGGGCCCCAGGCACACGCTCGGGACGCCCAACACCGTGACGAACCTGCACGTGGGCGCCGCGCCGGGGCCCGAGGCCGCTGAGTGCCTGGTGTGCTCCGAGCTGGCGCTGCTGGTGCTGTTCTCGCCCTGCCAGCACCGCACCGTGTGCGAGG AGTGCGCGCGCAGAATGAAGAAGTGCATCAGGTGCCAGGTGGTCGTCAGCAAGAAACTGCGCCCAG ACGGCTCTGAGGTGGCGAGcgccccccccgcccccggcccgccgCGCCAGCTGGTGGAGGAGCTGCAGAGCCGCTACCGGCAGATGGAGGAACGTATCACCTGCCCCATCTGCATCGACAGCCACATCCGCCTCGTGTTCCAGTGCGGCCACGGCGCATGCGCCCCCTGCGGCTCCGCGCTCAGCGCCTGCCCCATCTGCCGCCAGCCCATCCGCGACCGCATCCAGATCTTCGTGTGA